One region of Glycine max cultivar Williams 82 chromosome 9, Glycine_max_v4.0, whole genome shotgun sequence genomic DNA includes:
- the LOC102668851 gene encoding putative pentatricopeptide repeat-containing protein At1g12700, mitochondrial, with product MSLPTRLRFSVSLSIPNFSSFLQNSSHSHFHSQPPSIQNVDDAVSQFNRMLCMRHTPPIIQFNKILDSFAKMKHYSTAVSLSHRLELKGIQPDLITLNILINCFCHMGQITFGFSVLAKILKRGYPPDTVTLNTLIKGLCLKGQVKKALHFHDKLLAQGFQLNQVSYGTLINGVCKIGDTRAAIKLLQKIDGRLTKPNVVMYSTIIDALCKYQLVSEAYGLFSEMTVKGISADVVTYSTLIYGFCIEGKLKEAIGLLNEMVLKTINPNVYTYNILVDALCKEGKVKEAKSVLAVMLKACVKPDVITYSTLMDGYFLVYEVKKAQHVFNAMSLMGVTPDVHTYTILINGFCKNKMVDEALNLFKEMHQKNMVPGIVTYSSLIDGLCKSGRIPYVWDLIDEMHDRGQPANVITYSSLIDGLCKNGHLDRAIALFNKMKDQGIRPNTFTFTILLDGLCKGGRLKDAQEVFQDLLTKGYHLNVYTYNVMIDGHCKQGLLEEALTMLSKMEDNGCIPDAVTFEIIIIALFKKDENGKAEKLLRQMIARGLL from the coding sequence ATGTCGCTGCCAACAAGGTTAAGGTTTTCTGTCTCTCTTTCCATTCccaatttttcctcttttcttcaaaactcctcacattctcactttcacTCTCAGCCCCCATCCATTCAAAATGTTGACGATGCCGTTTCCCAATTCAATCGCATGCTGTGTATGCGTCATACCCCACCCATCATCCAATTTAACAAGATTTTAGATTCCTTTGCAAAGATGAAGCACTATTCCACCGCTGTTTCCCTTTCTCACCGATTGGAACTCAAGGGAATTCAGCCTGACCTTATTACTTTGAACATTCTCATTAATTGTTTCTGTCATATGGGTCAAATCACTTTCGGCTTCTCTGTATTGGCCAAGATTCTCAAGAGGGGTTACCCGCCCGACACCGTAACCTTGAATACACTGATCAAAGGTCTCTGTCTTAAGGGACAAGTCAAGAAAGCACTGCACTTTCACGACAAGCTATTAGCACAAGGATTTCAACTCAATCAAGTTAGTTATGGGACTTTGATCAATGGAGTATGCAAGATAGGAGACACAAGAGCTGCCATCAAGTTGCTGCAAAAGATTGATGGACGACTGACTAAACCTAACGTGGTAATGTACAGCACAATTATTGACGCCCTGTGCAAATATCAACTTGTAAGTGAGGCTTATGGTTTATTTTCTGAAATGACTGTCAAGGGAATTTCTGCTGATGTTGTCACTTATAGTACTCTAATATATGGCTTCTGCATCGAGGGTAAGTTGAAAGAAGCAATTGgtttgttaaatgaaatggtatTGAAAACTATCAACCCAAATGTTTATACCTATAATATACTGGTTGATGCATTATGTAAAGAAGGAAAGGTGAAAGAAGCAAAAAGTGTGTTAGCTGTGATGCTCAAAGCATGTGTGAAACCTGATGTTATTACGTATAGTACTTTAATGGATGGATACTTCTTAGTTTATGAAGTGAAGAAGGCACAACATGTATTCAATGCTATGTCCCTAATGGGAGTGACTCCTGACGTTCACACTTACACGATCCTCATTAACGGATTTTGTAAGAATAAAATGGTGGACGAGGCATTAAATCTCTTTAAGGAAATGCATCAGAAAAATATGGTTCCCGGTATAGTCACATACAGTTCTCTTATTGATGGTTTATGCAAATCAGGGAGAATACCTTATGTTTGGGATCTTATTGATGAGATGCATGATAGAGGTCAACCGGCAAATGTAATCACCTACAGTTCTTTAATAGATGGATTATGCAAAAACGGTCATCTTGACAGGGCAATTGCATTGTTCAACAAAATGAAAGATCAGGGAATTCGACCGAATACGTTCACATTCACTATACTTCTTGATGGACTATGTAAAGGTGGAAGACTTAAGGATGCACAAGAGGTTTTTCAAGATCTTTTGACTAAAGGATATCATCTCAATGTCTACACATACAATGTTATGATCGATGGGCATTGTAAACAGGGCCTGCTCGAGGAAGCATTGACCATGCTGTCAAAAATGGAAGACAATGGTTGCATCCCTGATGCTGTTACTTTTGAAATTATCATCATTGCTCTCTTTAAAAAAGATGAGAATGGTAAGGCAGAGAAACTTCTTCGACAAATGATTGCTAGAGGCTTGTTGTAA
- the LOC121172852 gene encoding galactose mutarotase-like, protein MNFVCCFPDPLSPLQISGGNVGFDKKVWEIVEHKKGETPSITFKCHSHDGEECYPGDITVTSTYTLTSSTTLRLDMEEVPKDKPTIVNLAQHTYWNLAGHNSGNILDHSIHLWANHITPVDENTVPTGEIMLVKGTPFDFTSFNRIGSTISQVGLGYDDNYVLDCGEEKEGLRHTAKVRDPSSSRVLNLWTNAPGVQFYTTNYVNGVQGKGGAIYGKHVGLCLEIQEFIQFEDEDMSQVGKSQLYTYLEEANVSNKYHPNIDVLQYWKDNKARFPDL, encoded by the exons ATGAATTTTGTTTGCTGTTTTCCTGATCCACTGTCCCCTCTCCAAATTTCAGGTGGAAATGTTGGGTTTGATAAGAAGGTATGGGAGATAGTTGAACATAAGAAAGGTGAAACCCCCTCAATCACTTTTAAGTGCCACAGTCATGATGGAGAGGAAT GTTATCCTGGGGATATCACCGTTACTTCCACTTACACACTCACCTCAAGCACAACTCTGAGGCTTGACATGGAAGAAGTGCCTAAGGACAAGCCCACCATAGTTAACTTAGCTCAGCATACCTACTGGAACTTAGCTGGCCACAACTCAGGGAATATACTTGACCATTCAATTCACTTATGGGCTAATCATATCACGCCTGTGGACGAGAATACGGTGCCAACCGGTGAAATCATGCTAGTGAAGGGTACCCCTTTTGATTTTACATCTTTTAATAGAATAGGCAGCACCATTAGTCAGGTTGGACTGGGATATGACGACAATTATGTGCTTGATTGTGGGGAAGAGAAAGAGGGTTTGAGACATACTGCAAAAGTGAGGGATCCATCAAGTTCAAGAGTACTTAACTTGTGGACAAATGCCCCTGGTGTGCAATTTTACACTACAAACTATGTGAATGGTGTTCAAGGAAAAGGAGGTGCTATATATGGAAAGCATGTCGGGTTATGTCTCGAGATACAG GAGTTTATACAATTTGAAGATGAAGATATGTCACAAGTGGGTAAATCTCAACTATATACATATTTGGAAGAGGCAAACGtttcaaataaatatcatcCCAATATTGATGTTTTGCAATATTGGAAGGACAATAAAGCTCGGTTTCCAGATCTTTGA